In a single window of the Natrialba magadii ATCC 43099 genome:
- a CDS encoding RNA-guided endonuclease TnpB family protein: MQSSKLTQTLSFGLDIHTGSGDDLQTGCIEARRIRNEANRLDRAGWDWDEIKSTVVANADHVNNTTQLIVDKALGEIKTYHDNKDDGWGRPYPYIDESYPMVMNHSEGYRLFPEDDGTVRFRITATRGTHVKGELRGNPDHFDRLQIAFNDEEWRVGTAEVVHKHGEWRLHVTVTHETHRVASKNDADTIVGVDVNEDCIALAAMSRNGGVKQSVVFEYPSVKEQRHEFFTKRKRMQKANQTAFASSVQTEERDYVHDCLHKVSRQVVDWVSQFEDPVIVFEDLKDMRDSIDYGTRMNRRLHSLPFAALQNMVSYKAAWEGIPSDVVDPEYTSQRCPRTECQHTERANRHKKRFKCKRCEFQDHADRKAAVCVVQEWFDEQSGNVPSLETLPRVWTVRRAASGAGGGPGSHGAIFASGVHQHGTSAQPEMEAREELKTVASAVQD, translated from the coding sequence GAGCTGGTTGGGATTGGGACGAGATCAAATCAACTGTTGTCGCCAACGCTGATCACGTCAACAACACCACCCAACTCATCGTTGACAAGGCACTCGGTGAAATCAAAACCTATCACGACAACAAAGATGACGGGTGGGGTCGACCTTACCCATACATCGACGAGTCGTACCCGATGGTGATGAACCACAGCGAAGGCTATCGCCTGTTCCCCGAAGACGACGGGACGGTTCGGTTCCGTATCACCGCCACAAGAGGCACGCACGTCAAAGGTGAACTTCGTGGCAACCCCGACCACTTCGACAGACTCCAAATCGCATTCAACGACGAAGAGTGGCGGGTTGGAACCGCTGAAGTCGTTCACAAACACGGTGAGTGGCGACTCCACGTAACAGTCACCCACGAGACTCATCGCGTCGCCAGCAAGAACGACGCGGACACAATTGTTGGTGTGGATGTGAACGAGGACTGTATTGCCCTTGCTGCAATGAGTCGGAACGGTGGGGTGAAACAGTCGGTTGTGTTTGAGTATCCGTCGGTGAAAGAACAGCGACACGAGTTTTTCACCAAGCGCAAGCGGATGCAGAAAGCCAACCAGACCGCGTTTGCATCCTCCGTGCAGACGGAGGAACGAGACTACGTTCACGATTGCCTGCACAAAGTATCGCGGCAAGTAGTTGACTGGGTCTCGCAATTCGAGGACCCGGTAATCGTCTTTGAAGACCTCAAAGACATGCGAGACTCCATCGATTATGGAACGCGAATGAATCGACGGCTGCACTCACTCCCGTTTGCTGCACTCCAAAACATGGTGTCGTACAAGGCTGCGTGGGAAGGGATTCCCAGCGATGTGGTTGACCCGGAGTACACGAGCCAGCGATGTCCGAGAACAGAGTGCCAGCACACAGAACGAGCGAACCGCCACAAGAAGCGGTTCAAGTGCAAACGGTGTGAGTTCCAAGACCATGCGGATAGGAAAGCGGCGGTATGCGTTGTGCAGGAATGGTTTGACGAGCAGTCTGGAAATGTGCCGTCTCTCGAAACCCTTCCACGCGTGTGGACGGTGAGACGGGCGGCATCGGGGGCTGGTGGAGGCCCCGGCTCTCACGGAGCAATTTTCGCTTCGGGTGTTCACCAACACGGAACGTCGGCGCAACCAGAGATGGAAGCGCGAGAGGAATTAAAGACCGTTGCATCAGCAGTGCAGGACTAA
- a CDS encoding CBS domain-containing protein: MNIETIVSKDYIEFAPDTTVSKLVGTFADSDVSGVVVRGDESEFEGVITRRQLATSHRQPNEKLGSLVWHVPRLTPDEDVRKVAQLMNDSGSQLLPVFEDDEFRGVVTVDGILEAVQPYLDAATVSEAASTDLRTLSPNARLGEALNTFRENHITHLPVVDNGSAVGILSLYDVTDLTVRAEVRSQGGDAGGVDPFGGEISSSTARARRGGFGAREGERERMLDFPVQDVMATPVRTVSPSETLETVVEEMFEVNASSLVVTDDGSPHGIVTKTDVLDSLTWEAGGNRGVQLYGASLIDDLSYDDIVAMIEKFDDRDHGMNVLDAKVHLQEHDETRRGRSLLLARVRLYTDSGLFIASGEGYGAKHALNEAREILERQIRDEKTYGQSKKPPGEEFWEKRFGWLLEE, translated from the coding sequence ATGAATATCGAAACCATCGTTTCGAAAGACTACATCGAGTTCGCCCCGGATACTACCGTCTCGAAGCTCGTCGGAACGTTCGCGGATTCAGACGTCAGCGGCGTCGTCGTTCGCGGCGACGAAAGCGAGTTCGAAGGTGTCATCACCCGTAGACAACTGGCCACGTCGCACCGCCAGCCGAACGAAAAGCTCGGCTCGCTGGTCTGGCATGTTCCCCGGCTGACTCCCGACGAGGACGTCCGAAAGGTCGCACAGTTGATGAACGACAGCGGCTCCCAGCTGCTGCCGGTCTTCGAGGACGACGAATTTCGCGGTGTCGTCACGGTCGACGGTATCCTCGAGGCGGTACAACCGTACCTCGACGCGGCAACGGTCAGTGAAGCAGCCTCGACCGACCTGCGCACGCTGTCACCAAACGCCCGGCTTGGCGAGGCATTGAACACGTTCCGGGAGAACCACATCACGCACCTGCCGGTTGTCGACAACGGGTCGGCAGTCGGCATCCTGAGCCTCTACGACGTCACCGATCTGACGGTCCGTGCCGAGGTCCGAAGCCAGGGTGGGGACGCCGGTGGCGTGGATCCGTTCGGCGGCGAAATCTCCTCGAGTACGGCCCGCGCTCGTCGCGGCGGCTTCGGCGCACGGGAGGGCGAACGCGAGCGTATGCTCGACTTCCCCGTCCAGGACGTGATGGCGACGCCGGTTCGAACCGTGTCGCCGTCCGAAACGCTCGAGACTGTCGTCGAGGAGATGTTCGAGGTCAACGCCTCGTCGCTCGTCGTGACCGACGACGGCTCGCCCCACGGCATCGTGACGAAGACCGACGTCCTCGATTCACTCACCTGGGAAGCCGGCGGCAACCGCGGGGTTCAACTGTACGGTGCCAGCCTGATCGACGACCTCTCCTACGACGATATCGTTGCGATGATCGAGAAGTTCGACGACCGGGACCATGGGATGAACGTCCTCGACGCGAAGGTTCACTTGCAGGAACACGACGAAACGCGCCGTGGCCGCTCACTGCTGCTCGCCCGCGTTCGCCTCTACACCGACAGTGGACTGTTTATCGCGTCCGGAGAGGGCTACGGTGCCAAACACGCGCTAAACGAGGCACGGGAGATCCTAGAGCGCCAGATCCGTGACGAGAAGACCTACGGCCAGAGCAAGAAACCGCCGGGTGAGGAGTTCTGGGAGAAGCGCTTTGGCTGGCTCCTCGAGGAGTGA
- a CDS encoding cytochrome c oxidase subunit II: MKIHTYERLWLIGSMVLIVGFIVTITYGTVGLGITMIGDEEDALSPDDINDDERFAEPGVEQVGEDEFEAHVVAMTFIFQPDPIEIPANNEVTFYVTSRDVIHSFTVVGTNTNTMVIPGEVSTMTVEFDEPGEYGVVCNEYCGSGHHDMEGELIVHPEDEFALTELEVDAPDTVEPDDEFELAVTVENGLLEDLDTTLAAEIGDETFEEDVTVAGDETETVTIDVDAEELGEGEHDWSVTVDDETESGSVTVEEADDGGDES, encoded by the coding sequence ATGAAAATACACACCTACGAACGACTGTGGTTAATCGGCTCAATGGTGTTGATCGTCGGCTTCATCGTCACGATTACGTATGGGACCGTCGGGCTCGGGATTACCATGATCGGCGACGAAGAAGACGCGCTCTCACCGGACGATATCAACGACGACGAGCGCTTTGCAGAGCCTGGCGTCGAACAGGTAGGTGAAGACGAGTTCGAGGCACACGTCGTCGCTATGACGTTCATATTTCAACCGGATCCGATCGAAATACCGGCCAACAATGAGGTGACTTTTTATGTCACATCACGGGATGTCATCCATAGCTTCACTGTCGTCGGAACGAACACGAACACGATGGTCATCCCTGGCGAGGTGTCGACGATGACCGTTGAATTCGACGAACCCGGGGAATACGGCGTCGTCTGCAACGAGTACTGTGGCTCTGGACATCACGACATGGAAGGAGAGCTAATCGTCCACCCTGAAGACGAGTTTGCGCTGACCGAACTCGAAGTGGACGCACCGGATACCGTCGAGCCCGACGACGAGTTCGAACTCGCGGTAACGGTCGAGAACGGATTGCTCGAGGATCTCGACACCACGCTTGCGGCAGAGATCGGTGATGAAACGTTCGAAGAGGACGTCACGGTCGCGGGTGATGAGACCGAAACGGTGACGATCGACGTCGACGCCGAAGAGCTCGGCGAGGGAGAACACGACTGGTCGGTCACGGTTGACGACGAAACCGAGAGCGGTTCCGTGACGGTTGAAGAAGCGGATGACGGGGGTGACGAGTCGTGA
- a CDS encoding b(o/a)3-type cytochrome-c oxidase subunit 1 — protein sequence MSDLFVDRYPDQARVVRAAFTTAYIALGIGALFGALQALHRTDILRLVESTTYYTILTGHGVFLVISFTIFFLVGLYQWAVTDSLNRGPVDMRLTWTWYGLMSIGTLLAGIAILAGFLDDPPSVLGSELSADVLFTFYAPLQANPIFYIGLVLFVVGTWLAGADWFRTWWAWKKENPGERIPLPTFMVLTTMIMWYISSIGVAVAILAFILPWSLGLIDSLNPTLTRTLFWYFGHPVVYFWLLPAYMLWYIVLPKLSGGRLFSDPLARVVFILFVLLSTPVGIHHQYLDPGISEGFKYIVMTNTMFLLLPSLLTAFTVVASMEHGARQRGGEGTFNWLRALPWRDPAFTGMALAGLVFAFGGFTGIVNAGMNINYLVHNSLWVPGHIHTQVGTAVALTFMAGSYWLIPQLTGNRLVGRQLALVQVVLWFVGIVFMTNSMYRGGLIGIPRRTAEPQYSFDYEIAVGSIPELRAQLAIGGMLLFISALLFLTIILLTAFNNDSIPVVDGTIPPALSGPEDSPRILDDLRVWIAIALVLIVIAYAFPLANIVSRGGLFGPDIGPFPVIVETLTSLPPVADASMYLETVLDGKS from the coding sequence GTGAGTGATCTCTTCGTCGACAGATATCCCGATCAGGCACGGGTCGTCCGTGCAGCGTTTACGACCGCGTATATTGCTCTAGGAATCGGTGCGCTGTTCGGTGCCTTGCAGGCGTTGCACCGGACCGATATTCTACGACTCGTCGAGTCGACGACGTACTATACCATTCTAACCGGACACGGCGTCTTTCTGGTCATCTCCTTCACAATCTTCTTTCTCGTAGGGCTTTACCAGTGGGCGGTGACGGACAGCCTGAATCGAGGCCCTGTCGACATGCGTCTCACCTGGACGTGGTACGGGTTGATGTCGATTGGGACGTTGTTGGCTGGGATCGCGATACTGGCAGGGTTTCTGGACGATCCACCATCTGTTCTCGGCTCCGAACTGAGCGCCGACGTTCTCTTTACGTTCTACGCACCGTTACAGGCGAACCCGATCTTTTACATTGGGCTCGTCCTGTTCGTCGTTGGAACGTGGCTCGCCGGCGCCGACTGGTTCCGAACCTGGTGGGCATGGAAGAAGGAAAACCCGGGCGAACGGATCCCGCTTCCAACGTTCATGGTGTTAACGACCATGATCATGTGGTACATCTCCTCGATCGGGGTGGCAGTCGCGATCCTCGCGTTTATCCTGCCGTGGTCGCTCGGCCTGATCGATAGTCTCAACCCCACGCTAACCCGGACGTTGTTCTGGTACTTCGGCCACCCAGTCGTCTACTTCTGGCTGTTGCCCGCATATATGCTGTGGTACATCGTCCTGCCAAAGCTCTCGGGCGGCCGGCTGTTCAGCGACCCACTGGCACGCGTCGTCTTCATCCTCTTCGTGTTGCTCTCAACGCCGGTCGGTATTCACCACCAGTACCTTGATCCGGGAATCTCTGAAGGATTCAAATACATAGTAATGACAAATACCATGTTCCTCCTGTTGCCGAGCCTGTTGACAGCCTTTACCGTCGTCGCAAGTATGGAACATGGGGCGCGCCAGCGCGGCGGTGAGGGCACGTTCAACTGGCTCCGAGCGCTCCCCTGGCGTGACCCTGCGTTCACGGGAATGGCCCTCGCCGGTCTCGTCTTTGCATTCGGCGGATTTACCGGAATCGTCAACGCCGGCATGAACATCAACTATCTCGTCCACAACTCGCTGTGGGTGCCCGGCCACATCCACACGCAGGTCGGGACTGCCGTCGCGTTAACGTTCATGGCCGGATCGTACTGGTTGATTCCACAACTGACCGGCAACCGTCTGGTTGGACGCCAGCTAGCACTGGTACAGGTCGTCCTCTGGTTCGTCGGAATCGTCTTCATGACGAACTCGATGTACCGGGGTGGGCTGATTGGAATCCCCCGGCGAACCGCGGAACCGCAATACTCGTTCGACTACGAGATTGCCGTCGGCTCGATTCCCGAACTCCGCGCCCAGCTTGCCATCGGCGGCATGTTACTGTTCATCTCTGCACTGCTCTTTCTGACGATTATCCTCCTGACTGCGTTCAACAACGACAGCATCCCCGTCGTCGACGGGACGATTCCGCCGGCACTGTCCGGTCCCGAGGACTCACCTCGTATTCTCGACGACCTTCGGGTATGGATCGCGATTGCACTGGTCCTCATCGTTATCGCCTACGCCTTCCCGCTCGCCAATATCGTGAGCCGCGGCGGGTTGTTCGGTCCTGACATCGGACCCTTCCCCGTCATCGTGGAAACCCTTACGTCTCTTCCGCCAGTCGCCGACGCATCCATGTACCTCGAGACCGTACTCGACGGTAAGTCCTAG
- a CDS encoding TIGR00341 family protein, whose translation MRYLEITVPRDRRRAVLAVLDDEGIEYVIADEATASTIEDAAVVRFPLPTRAVEPVLDRLADAGLDDARVVVIDAQTVVSQEFDELRDQYSRGGTRGERTSRQVLRTKADAFTPAISIYLVMLLISAVVATAGLLSDSPAVVVGSMVIAPLLGPALAASVGIVTDDAELRSRGFRYQTIGVAVVIVASIAIATLARLGGFEPSGVDIVVVAELEERVSPNVLSLAVALGAGVAGILSLTRGFSEAIVGVMIAAALIPPAAAVGITTAWGMYGAALGAFVLVVVNLLSINLAALVTLWVAGYRPQTPGPGLFEVSPTRKRTATYAVLFGLALAILTAPLVGITLLEFQTTQLTSTADEAVTEVLEDPQYDELEAESVEVVLDDEYPIRSVDRVVVTVRGLDPGPQPDLADRLYERVAAETQESVVLKLQYTVGEERGEPDEDVFFRTVRSG comes from the coding sequence ATGCGGTACCTCGAGATCACTGTCCCCAGGGACCGTCGACGGGCCGTTCTCGCCGTCCTCGACGACGAGGGAATCGAGTACGTCATCGCCGACGAAGCGACCGCTAGCACGATCGAGGACGCAGCAGTCGTGCGGTTCCCGCTCCCCACGCGAGCGGTTGAACCGGTGCTCGATCGACTGGCCGATGCTGGACTCGACGATGCCCGCGTGGTGGTGATCGACGCACAGACGGTCGTCTCCCAGGAGTTCGACGAACTCCGTGATCAGTACAGTCGTGGTGGAACGCGAGGTGAGCGGACGTCGAGACAGGTATTGCGGACCAAAGCCGATGCGTTTACGCCAGCGATCTCGATCTACCTCGTCATGTTGCTCATCAGCGCGGTCGTCGCCACGGCCGGTTTGCTGTCCGATTCACCCGCAGTCGTCGTCGGTTCGATGGTCATCGCACCGCTGCTTGGCCCCGCACTGGCCGCGAGCGTCGGCATCGTAACCGACGACGCAGAGCTTCGGTCGAGGGGATTCCGGTATCAGACGATCGGCGTCGCCGTCGTCATCGTCGCCTCGATCGCCATCGCGACGCTCGCCCGACTCGGCGGGTTCGAGCCGAGCGGCGTCGACATCGTCGTCGTCGCAGAACTCGAAGAACGGGTCTCTCCAAACGTGCTGTCGCTCGCGGTAGCGCTCGGAGCTGGTGTCGCGGGCATTCTGAGTCTTACACGCGGGTTTTCGGAGGCAATCGTCGGTGTGATGATCGCGGCGGCGTTGATTCCGCCTGCGGCTGCCGTTGGAATCACGACCGCCTGGGGAATGTACGGTGCAGCGCTTGGGGCGTTCGTGCTCGTCGTCGTCAACCTCCTCTCGATCAACCTCGCCGCGCTGGTCACACTCTGGGTCGCTGGATACCGCCCCCAGACACCGGGTCCAGGACTGTTCGAAGTATCGCCCACCCGAAAACGAACGGCTACCTACGCGGTCCTCTTTGGACTCGCACTCGCCATTCTCACCGCTCCGCTAGTTGGGATCACCCTACTCGAGTTCCAGACGACGCAACTCACCTCGACGGCCGACGAGGCGGTGACGGAGGTACTCGAAGACCCCCAGTACGATGAACTCGAAGCAGAGTCGGTCGAGGTCGTTCTCGACGACGAGTATCCCATCCGGTCGGTCGATCGGGTCGTCGTCACAGTTCGCGGGCTGGATCCTGGTCCGCAACCAGACCTCGCTGACCGGCTCTACGAGCGCGTTGCAGCGGAGACCCAGGAGTCGGTCGTCCTCAAACTGCAGTACACCGTCGGTGAGGAACGGGGCGAGCCCGACGAAGACGTATTCTTTCGTACGGTCCGTTCGGGGTAG
- a CDS encoding universal stress protein: protein MHCLVAIDGSDASKNALVHAIDVADAMGGSITAVHSVDPSVFEEGGTEPISGLGDADNRLVIERLDDAEARGLDVLENAERVADEHGADVEMELLYGNPVEAITDYAEEFDALFVGHRGRSERTDLLIGSVAKSIVERATVPVTVVR from the coding sequence ATGCACTGCCTCGTCGCTATCGACGGCTCCGACGCCTCGAAGAACGCGCTCGTCCACGCAATCGACGTCGCAGACGCGATGGGCGGCTCGATCACAGCCGTTCACTCCGTCGATCCATCCGTCTTCGAGGAGGGTGGCACCGAACCGATCAGCGGCCTCGGGGACGCCGACAACCGGCTGGTGATCGAGCGCCTCGACGACGCCGAAGCGCGCGGACTGGACGTCCTCGAGAACGCCGAACGTGTCGCCGACGAACACGGAGCGGACGTCGAAATGGAACTGCTGTACGGCAACCCGGTGGAGGCGATCACGGACTACGCGGAGGAGTTCGACGCGCTGTTCGTCGGCCACCGGGGCCGCTCCGAGCGAACGGACCTGCTGATCGGCAGCGTTGCAAAGTCAATCGTCGAGCGGGCGACGGTTCCTGTGACGGTCGTCAGGTGA
- a CDS encoding glycosyltransferase — protein sequence MATVILPTFEWTRSCDQLGRQLESDDELLVVCDSADDPVASADLPVGAELLVAGEPEGCSGKANAIALALEHASQDRIVLTDDDVERDDDWLATIKRLGEEHGTVTAIPVFYSEEYPFKLLEPLCIVLASLVVDQTDWVTWGGGVTFDRREIDCEGYIDDLRQTVSDDALLAEYTDEVVASHELVNPVRVPGGPRVTYERITRFVTIFYRFTPRKTLAILGLFLAVAAAGIVAPLLVAFGVTYLARNRYRAFGVDRRTWLFAVPSLVLAPLFGIAGIVRPTFVWGGRRYRWDDTFDVTVLD from the coding sequence ATGGCGACTGTCATCCTTCCGACGTTCGAGTGGACGCGATCGTGTGACCAACTGGGGCGGCAACTCGAGTCCGATGACGAACTGCTGGTCGTCTGTGATAGCGCGGACGATCCGGTGGCGAGCGCTGACTTGCCTGTGGGTGCCGAGTTGCTCGTCGCCGGCGAGCCGGAGGGCTGTTCTGGGAAGGCAAACGCCATCGCACTCGCGCTCGAGCACGCCTCACAGGACCGAATCGTGTTGACCGACGATGACGTCGAACGAGACGACGACTGGCTGGCAACGATCAAACGACTCGGAGAGGAACACGGGACGGTGACGGCGATTCCGGTCTTCTACAGCGAGGAGTACCCGTTCAAACTGCTGGAACCGCTTTGCATCGTCCTCGCCTCGCTCGTGGTCGATCAGACGGATTGGGTCACCTGGGGTGGCGGCGTTACGTTCGATCGGCGCGAGATTGACTGTGAAGGGTACATCGACGATCTTCGCCAGACGGTTTCGGACGACGCCCTGCTCGCCGAGTACACCGACGAGGTCGTTGCCTCGCACGAACTCGTCAATCCAGTACGTGTCCCGGGTGGACCGCGAGTCACCTACGAGCGGATCACACGGTTCGTGACGATTTTCTACCGGTTCACACCGCGGAAAACGCTCGCGATCCTCGGGCTTTTCCTGGCTGTCGCGGCGGCCGGGATTGTCGCGCCGCTGCTCGTTGCGTTCGGCGTCACGTACCTCGCACGCAACCGTTACCGCGCGTTTGGCGTCGATCGCCGGACGTGGCTGTTCGCCGTCCCGTCGCTCGTTCTCGCGCCCCTGTTCGGAATTGCTGGGATCGTCCGTCCGACGTTCGTCTGGGGTGGCCGACGGTACCGCTGGGACGATACGTTCGACGTTACCGTCCTCGACTGA